In one window of Gammaproteobacteria bacterium DNA:
- the murA gene encoding UDP-N-acetylglucosamine 1-carboxyvinyltransferase, with the protein MDRLLISGGVPLAGRIRISGAKNAALPILAAALLADGPLVIGNIPHLRDITTTMELLGRMGVQLLVDEHMQVEVDSRPIREFVAPYELVKTMRSSVLVLGPMLARFGRAEVSLPGGCAIGARPVNLHLQGLAKMGADIRVENGYIHASAPRLKGARLLLDLVTVTGTENLMMAATLAQGTTVIENAAREPEVVDLADCLTRMGAHIEGAGTDTIVVEGVDRLTGAHYDVIPDRIEAGTYLVAAAITGGSIRLQDTRPRTLDAVLGKLAEAGAEVRTGEDWIELDMHGRRPRAVDIHTAPYPAFPTDMQAQFTALNAVAEGTGVISETVFENRFMHVLELQRMGADIRLEGNTAVVRGVERLTAAPVMATDLRASASLVIAGLVAAGDTLVERIYHLDRGYECIEEKLSQLGARIRRVPG; encoded by the coding sequence GTGGACAGGCTCCTCATCTCCGGCGGGGTTCCGCTGGCCGGCCGGATCCGTATCTCCGGCGCCAAGAATGCCGCGCTGCCGATCCTGGCCGCAGCGCTGCTCGCCGACGGTCCGCTCGTCATCGGCAACATCCCGCACCTGCGGGACATCACCACGACCATGGAGCTGCTCGGGCGCATGGGCGTCCAGCTGCTCGTGGACGAGCACATGCAGGTGGAGGTCGACAGCCGCCCCATCCGCGAGTTCGTGGCGCCCTACGAGCTCGTCAAGACCATGCGCAGCTCGGTCCTCGTGCTCGGCCCGATGCTCGCCCGCTTTGGCCGCGCCGAGGTCTCCCTGCCCGGTGGCTGCGCCATCGGTGCCCGCCCGGTGAACCTGCACCTGCAGGGCCTGGCGAAGATGGGCGCGGACATCCGGGTGGAGAACGGCTACATCCACGCCTCGGCCCCGCGCCTGAAGGGCGCCCGCCTGCTGCTGGACCTCGTGACCGTCACCGGCACGGAGAACCTGATGATGGCCGCGACCCTCGCGCAGGGCACCACGGTCATCGAGAACGCCGCGCGCGAGCCGGAGGTCGTGGACCTCGCGGACTGCCTCACCCGGATGGGGGCCCACATCGAGGGCGCCGGCACCGACACCATCGTCGTCGAGGGGGTGGACCGGCTCACGGGCGCCCACTACGACGTGATCCCCGACCGCATCGAGGCCGGTACCTACCTGGTGGCCGCCGCCATCACCGGGGGGAGCATCCGGCTGCAGGACACCCGCCCGCGCACCCTCGACGCGGTGTTGGGGAAGCTCGCGGAGGCCGGGGCCGAGGTGCGCACCGGAGAGGACTGGATCGAGCTCGACATGCACGGCCGGCGGCCGCGCGCGGTGGACATCCACACCGCCCCGTACCCGGCCTTCCCGACCGACATGCAGGCGCAGTTCACCGCCCTCAACGCGGTCGCCGAGGGCACGGGCGTCATCTCCGAGACCGTGTTCGAGAACCGCTTCATGCACGTGCTCGAGCTGCAGCGCATGGGGGCGGACATCCGCCTCGAGGGCAACACCGCGGTCGTGCGGGGGGTGGAGCGCCTCACCGCCGCGCCGGTGATGGCGACCGACCTGCGCGCCTCGGCGAGCCTCGTGATCGCCGGCCTGGTGGCGGCAGGGGACACGCTGGTGGAGCGCATCTACCACCTCGACCGCGGCTACGAGTGCATCGAGGAGAAGCTCTCCCAACTCGGCGCCCGGATCCGGCGCGTGCCGGGCTAG
- a CDS encoding STAS domain-containing protein: MSGAVVELLGEGRVAVRGPLRYATVPGLWQAARKLATEAPLVTVDLSGVTESDSAALALLLEWMREVRGRGGEIRFAGMPNQLEAIARVSGLEGLLPLGAAT, translated from the coding sequence GTGAGCGGAGCGGTCGTCGAGCTCCTCGGCGAGGGCCGCGTCGCGGTGCGGGGGCCCCTGCGCTACGCGACCGTCCCCGGCCTGTGGCAGGCCGCCCGCAAGCTGGCGACGGAAGCCCCCCTGGTGACCGTCGACCTGTCGGGCGTCACCGAGTCGGACAGCGCGGCGCTCGCCCTCCTCCTGGAGTGGATGCGCGAGGTCCGGGGGCGGGGAGGCGAAATCCGCTTCGCCGGCATGCCGAATCAGCTCGAGGCCATCGCTCGCGTGAGTGGCCTCGAAGGGCTGCTGCCCCTGGGGGCGGCGACGTGA
- the mlaE gene encoding lipid asymmetry maintenance ABC transporter permease subunit MlaE gives MIEVLRRLGRTGLQFFERLGRGHLFLGYVLLGVPEVLSRFRLLVAQVWSVGVLSLVIVLVSGVFVGMVLGLQGYNTLVDFNAEESLGVVVALSLVRELGPVVAALLFAGRAGSALTAEIGLMKATEQLAGMEMMAVDPLRRVIAPRFLAGLLSMPLLAAIFSAVGVLGGWFVGVGLLGVDDGAFWSQMQAKVDLHDDILNGIIKSVVFGIVVTWIAVFEGYDAVPTSEGVGRATTRTVVHSSLAVLGLDFVLTALMFNDI, from the coding sequence GTGATCGAGGTCCTGCGCCGGCTCGGGCGCACCGGGCTGCAGTTCTTCGAGCGCCTGGGGCGCGGGCACCTCTTCCTCGGGTACGTCCTGCTCGGGGTCCCCGAGGTGCTCTCCCGCTTCCGGCTGCTGGTGGCCCAGGTCTGGTCGGTGGGCGTGCTCTCCCTGGTCATCGTGCTGGTGTCCGGGGTCTTCGTGGGCATGGTCCTCGGGCTGCAGGGCTACAACACGCTGGTGGACTTCAACGCCGAGGAGTCGCTCGGGGTGGTCGTCGCCCTGTCGCTCGTGCGCGAGCTCGGGCCGGTGGTGGCGGCCCTGCTGTTTGCCGGGCGCGCCGGGTCGGCGCTCACCGCCGAGATCGGCCTGATGAAGGCGACCGAGCAGCTCGCCGGGATGGAGATGATGGCGGTCGACCCGCTGCGCCGTGTGATCGCGCCGCGCTTCCTCGCCGGGCTCCTGTCGATGCCGCTCCTCGCGGCCATCTTCAGCGCGGTGGGCGTCCTCGGCGGCTGGTTCGTCGGGGTGGGGCTGCTCGGGGTGGACGACGGCGCCTTCTGGTCGCAGATGCAGGCCAAGGTGGACCTGCACGACGACATCCTGAACGGCATCATCAAGAGCGTCGTGTTTGGTATCGTCGTCACCTGGATCGCGGTCTTCGAAGGCTATGACGCCGTGCCCACCTCGGAGGGCGTGGGGCGGGCGACGACCCGCACCGTCGTGCACTCTTCTCTCGCGGTGCTCGGGCTCGACTTCGTGCTGACCGCCCTCATGTTCAACGACATCTAG
- a CDS encoding ABC transporter substrate-binding protein translates to MKRRIALGLLAAALVWPGVAATHAADAEGARQVVQDTTDRMLEALRAQRDELRQRPEKIYPLVDNIVLPHFDFTRMSRWVLGKHWREASDAQKARFVEEFRNLLVRTYATALLEYADQTVNVLPLRGATTGTEVAVRTEVRQSGAPPIPINYSMTAAEGAWKVYDVTVDGISLVASYRSTFANEMERGGMDHVIALLEQRNREVGSGGGKK, encoded by the coding sequence ATGAAGCGTCGAATCGCTCTGGGCCTGCTGGCCGCAGCGCTGGTCTGGCCGGGTGTCGCGGCGACCCACGCCGCGGACGCCGAGGGCGCCCGCCAGGTCGTGCAGGACACGACCGACCGGATGCTCGAGGCCCTCCGGGCGCAGCGCGACGAGCTGCGCCAGCGCCCCGAGAAGATCTACCCGCTGGTGGACAACATCGTCCTGCCGCACTTCGACTTCACGCGGATGTCGCGCTGGGTGCTGGGCAAGCACTGGCGAGAGGCGAGCGACGCGCAGAAGGCCCGTTTCGTCGAGGAGTTCCGCAATCTCCTGGTGCGGACCTACGCCACCGCGCTGCTGGAATACGCCGACCAGACCGTGAACGTGCTGCCCCTGCGGGGCGCCACCACCGGCACCGAGGTGGCCGTGCGCACCGAGGTCCGCCAGTCCGGCGCGCCCCCGATCCCCATCAACTACAGCATGACCGCGGCGGAAGGGGCCTGGAAGGTCTACGACGTGACGGTCGACGGGATCAGCCTGGTCGCGAGCTACCGCAGCACCTTCGCCAACGAGATGGAGCGCGGGGGGATGGACCACGTCATCGCGCTCCTCGAGCAGCGCAACCGCGAGGTCGGTTCGGGGGGCGGCAAGAAGTGA
- the secD gene encoding protein translocase subunit SecD: protein MNRYPLWKYILVVIVALVGTIYALPNLYGEDPSIQISALRGGRVDEALQKRVLDALGQAQLTPKKAEIGEGRLLVRFGDTEVQLKAQDIVRDAVGESYVVALNLAPATPRWLQALQARPMYLGLDLRGGVHFLLEVDMPAAVRQAEERHVNDLRQLLRNEKLRYKTVSLAEGGVILVAFSDAETRQKADDLIRRNFPDLLVTQAERGGDAVLELQMAEPAVKELKKFALQQNLTTLRNRVNELGVAEPVIQQQGEGRIVVQLPGVQDTARAKEILGATATLEFRLADDEHDVRDAVEGRVPPASKLYHDRAGRPVLLDKRVIITGDYITNAASGIEQQSGTPAVFITLDGRGAGIMADRTKDNVGRRMAVVFIENKSETRRGEGGEVVRVKRTTEEVINLAVIRERLGKRFQISGMDSPDEARNLALLLRAGALAAPMEIVEERTVGPSLGQENIEQGFKASALGLALSFAFMAIYYKLFGLVSGFALLFNLVITVAVMSMLQATLTLPGIAGMVLSVGMAVDANVLIYERVREELRAGNTPQAAIHGGYERAFSTIADSNVTTLIAALALFGVGSGPIRGFAVTLAIGIATSMFTAIVGTRAVINLIYGGRRVAKLAI, encoded by the coding sequence CTGAACCGCTACCCCCTCTGGAAGTACATCCTGGTCGTGATCGTCGCCCTGGTGGGGACGATCTACGCCCTGCCCAACCTCTACGGCGAGGACCCGTCGATCCAGATCTCCGCGCTGCGGGGCGGGCGGGTCGACGAGGCCCTGCAGAAGCGCGTCCTCGACGCCCTCGGACAGGCCCAGCTCACGCCGAAGAAGGCCGAGATCGGCGAGGGGCGGCTGCTCGTGCGCTTCGGGGACACCGAGGTCCAGCTCAAGGCCCAGGACATCGTGCGCGACGCGGTCGGCGAGTCCTACGTGGTCGCCCTGAACCTCGCCCCGGCGACCCCCCGCTGGCTCCAGGCCCTGCAGGCGCGGCCCATGTACCTCGGCCTCGACCTGCGCGGTGGGGTGCACTTCCTCCTCGAGGTGGACATGCCGGCGGCCGTGCGCCAGGCCGAGGAGCGCCACGTCAACGACCTGCGCCAGCTGCTGCGCAACGAGAAGCTGCGCTACAAGACGGTCTCCCTCGCCGAGGGCGGGGTCATCCTGGTGGCCTTCTCCGACGCCGAGACCCGCCAGAAGGCCGACGACCTGATTCGCCGGAACTTCCCCGACCTGCTGGTGACCCAGGCCGAGCGCGGGGGCGACGCGGTGCTCGAGCTGCAGATGGCGGAGCCCGCGGTGAAGGAGCTGAAGAAGTTCGCGCTGCAGCAGAACCTGACCACGCTGCGCAACCGCGTCAACGAGCTCGGTGTCGCCGAGCCGGTGATCCAGCAGCAGGGCGAGGGCCGGATCGTGGTCCAGCTGCCCGGCGTGCAGGACACCGCACGCGCCAAGGAGATCCTCGGGGCCACCGCGACCCTCGAGTTCCGGCTGGCCGACGACGAGCACGACGTGCGCGACGCTGTGGAGGGCCGTGTCCCGCCGGCCTCGAAGCTCTACCACGACCGTGCGGGCCGACCCGTGCTGCTGGACAAGCGCGTCATCATCACCGGTGACTACATCACCAACGCCGCCTCCGGCATCGAGCAGCAGAGTGGCACCCCGGCGGTGTTCATCACGCTGGACGGGCGGGGCGCCGGAATCATGGCCGACCGCACGAAGGACAACGTGGGCCGGCGGATGGCCGTCGTCTTCATCGAGAACAAGTCCGAGACGCGGCGTGGCGAGGGCGGGGAGGTCGTCCGCGTCAAGCGCACGACCGAGGAGGTCATCAACCTCGCGGTCATCCGCGAGCGGCTCGGCAAGCGGTTCCAGATCAGCGGGATGGACAGCCCCGACGAGGCGCGGAACCTGGCCCTCCTGCTGCGGGCGGGGGCGCTCGCGGCGCCGATGGAGATCGTGGAAGAGCGTACCGTCGGCCCGAGCCTCGGCCAGGAGAACATCGAGCAGGGCTTCAAGGCCTCGGCCCTCGGCCTCGCCCTGAGCTTCGCCTTCATGGCGATCTACTACAAGCTGTTCGGCCTGGTTTCCGGCTTCGCGCTGCTCTTCAACCTCGTCATCACCGTCGCGGTGATGTCCATGCTGCAGGCGACCCTGACCCTGCCCGGCATTGCCGGCATGGTGCTCTCGGTCGGCATGGCGGTGGACGCCAACGTCCTCATCTACGAGCGCGTGCGCGAGGAACTGCGCGCGGGCAACACTCCGCAGGCCGCGATCCACGGGGGCTACGAGAGGGCCTTCAGCACCATCGCGGACTCGAACGTCACGACCCTGATCGCCGCGCTGGCCCTCTTCGGGGTCGGCAGCGGACCCATCCGCGGGTTTGCCGTGACCCTGGCCATCGGTATCGCCACCTCGATGTTCACCGCGATCGTCGGGACGCGTGCCGTGATCAACCTGATCTACGGCGGCCGCCGGGTCGCCAAGCTGGCGATCTGA
- the tgt gene encoding tRNA guanosine(34) transglycosylase Tgt has product MFFDLISTDGAARRGRLTTRRGVVETPAFMPVGTHGTVKAMTPEELREAGAQIILGNTFHLMLRPGVEVIRRHGGLHGFMGWDGPILTDSGGFQVWSLAELRQVSERGVLFRSPVDGDRVFLGPEESMAVQRALDSDIVMIFDECTPYPATETQARASMELSLAWARRSREAHGDNDAALFGIVQGGMYPELRRASLSGLLEIGFDGYALGGLSVGEPKEEMLAVLDAVAPAMPADRPRYLMGVGKPEDIVEAVRRGVDLFDCVMPTRNARNGHLFTSRGDVRIRNARYREDTGPLDEACTCYTCRRYTRAYLHHLEHGGEILGARLNTLHNVRFYQDLMRGLREAVAEGRLESHARALYAAWQHSE; this is encoded by the coding sequence GTGTTCTTCGACCTGATCTCGACCGACGGTGCCGCGCGGCGCGGGCGCCTCACGACCCGGCGCGGCGTCGTCGAGACCCCGGCGTTCATGCCCGTGGGGACCCACGGCACCGTGAAGGCCATGACGCCGGAGGAGCTCCGGGAGGCGGGCGCCCAGATCATCCTGGGCAACACCTTTCACCTGATGCTGCGCCCCGGGGTCGAGGTCATCCGGCGCCACGGAGGGCTGCACGGGTTCATGGGCTGGGACGGGCCGATCCTCACCGACTCCGGGGGCTTCCAGGTGTGGAGCCTGGCGGAGCTGCGGCAGGTGAGCGAGCGCGGCGTGCTGTTCCGCTCGCCCGTCGACGGGGACCGGGTCTTCCTCGGGCCCGAGGAGTCGATGGCGGTGCAGCGGGCCCTCGACTCCGACATCGTCATGATCTTCGACGAGTGCACGCCCTACCCCGCGACCGAGACCCAGGCCCGCGCCTCCATGGAGCTCTCCCTCGCCTGGGCGCGGCGCTCGCGGGAGGCCCACGGGGACAACGACGCGGCCCTCTTCGGCATCGTCCAGGGCGGCATGTACCCGGAGCTCCGCCGGGCCTCGCTCTCGGGCCTGCTGGAGATCGGCTTCGACGGCTACGCCCTCGGGGGGCTCTCGGTCGGCGAGCCCAAGGAGGAGATGCTGGCCGTGTTGGACGCGGTCGCCCCGGCGATGCCCGCGGACCGGCCGCGCTACCTGATGGGGGTCGGCAAGCCCGAGGACATCGTGGAGGCGGTGCGCCGCGGGGTCGACCTCTTCGACTGCGTGATGCCCACCCGCAACGCCCGCAACGGCCACCTGTTCACGTCCCGGGGGGACGTCCGCATTCGCAACGCCCGTTACCGGGAGGACACCGGTCCCCTGGATGAGGCCTGCACCTGCTACACCTGCCGGCGCTACACGCGCGCCTACCTGCACCACCTGGAGCACGGCGGGGAGATCCTGGGGGCGCGGCTCAACACCCTGCACAACGTTCGCTTCTACCAGGACCTGATGCGCGGCCTGCGCGAGGCCGTCGCCGAAGGCCGCCTGGAGAGCCACGCCCGGGCCCTGTACGCGGCCTGGCAGCACTCCGAGTGA
- the mlaD gene encoding outer membrane lipid asymmetry maintenance protein MlaD — MFHSKTVEIGVGLFVALGLAALFMLAMKVSNLSAFSGGDGYQVTARFQNIGGLKERAPVTMSGVRVGRVKSIDFDDQSYQALVTLDIDSRWTRIPTDSTASIFTAGLLGEQYIALEAGGDEQFLAQGGELKLTQSALVLEQLVGQFLFSKAAEGPKAPEGSKGGEAAAPAR, encoded by the coding sequence ATGTTCCACTCCAAGACTGTGGAGATCGGCGTCGGCCTGTTCGTCGCCCTCGGCCTGGCGGCTCTCTTCATGCTCGCGATGAAGGTGAGCAACCTGTCGGCCTTCTCCGGCGGCGACGGCTACCAGGTGACGGCGCGCTTCCAGAACATCGGCGGCCTGAAGGAGCGGGCACCGGTCACCATGTCCGGGGTGCGCGTGGGGCGGGTGAAGTCCATCGACTTCGACGACCAGAGCTACCAGGCGCTCGTGACGCTCGACATCGATTCGCGCTGGACCCGCATCCCGACGGACTCCACCGCGAGCATCTTCACCGCGGGTCTGCTCGGCGAGCAGTACATTGCGCTCGAGGCGGGCGGGGACGAGCAGTTCCTCGCCCAGGGCGGCGAGCTGAAGCTGACCCAGTCGGCGCTGGTGCTCGAGCAACTGGTCGGCCAGTTCCTCTTCAGCAAGGCCGCCGAAGGGCCCAAGGCCCCCGAAGGGTCCAAGGGCGGCGAAGCCGCCGCGCCTGCACGCTGA
- a CDS encoding ATP phosphoribosyltransferase: protein MQAGLTIALSKGRIFRDALPLLAEAGVVPLDDPEKSRKLILRTSRPDVSLVVIRAADVPTYVEYGAADLGVAGKDVLMEHEGDGLYEPLDLEIARCRMMVAGRAGEEAAHPRRLRVATKYVRTARAFYAERGVQAEVIKLYGSMELAPLVGLADRIVDLVDTGNTLRANGLVPMDLIAPISSRLVVNKASMKMKHAAVKALTADLAAAVARRAGAEGG, encoded by the coding sequence GTGCAGGCGGGCCTCACCATTGCGCTGTCCAAGGGCCGGATCTTCCGGGACGCCCTGCCGCTGCTCGCCGAGGCCGGGGTGGTCCCGCTCGACGATCCGGAGAAGAGCCGCAAGCTGATCCTGCGCACCAGCCGGCCGGACGTGAGCCTGGTGGTCATCCGTGCGGCCGACGTCCCGACCTACGTGGAATACGGGGCTGCGGACCTGGGAGTGGCCGGCAAGGACGTCCTGATGGAGCACGAGGGTGACGGCCTCTACGAGCCGCTCGACCTCGAGATCGCCCGCTGCCGGATGATGGTGGCGGGGCGCGCGGGGGAGGAGGCGGCTCACCCCCGGCGCTTGCGCGTGGCGACGAAGTACGTGAGGACCGCGCGGGCGTTCTACGCCGAGCGCGGGGTGCAGGCCGAGGTGATCAAGCTCTACGGATCCATGGAGCTGGCGCCGCTCGTCGGGCTCGCCGACCGCATCGTGGACCTGGTGGACACCGGCAACACCCTGCGGGCCAACGGCCTCGTCCCGATGGACCTGATCGCCCCCATCAGCTCGCGCCTGGTGGTGAACAAGGCATCCATGAAGATGAAGCACGCCGCCGTCAAGGCGCTCACCGCCGACCTCGCGGCGGCGGTCGCCCGGCGCGCCGGCGCCGAGGGAGGGTAG
- a CDS encoding DUF72 domain-containing protein, which yields MSTRLRIGARGWEHGSWDSSFYPQGLPPEWRLTYYANAFRAVLVPAERLAASTPAEVAGWAGDVHSGFLFFAELAAAGEADLDAWLDRVAPLGERLGGLVLRSGAGQLSPARVSALSGRWALASLAASVASVASVASADPAAGGDPPGSPPVPPVWRPGSGAASCVGLLDGEPRGPRELRQVIEAFGAASAGCAEALLCFPGTPGAWQEMERAQVIAGLLGG from the coding sequence GTGAGCACCCGTCTGCGGATCGGCGCCCGGGGGTGGGAGCACGGGTCCTGGGACTCGTCCTTCTACCCGCAGGGGCTGCCGCCCGAGTGGCGCCTCACCTACTACGCGAACGCGTTCCGCGCGGTGCTCGTCCCCGCGGAGCGCTTGGCGGCGAGCACCCCGGCCGAAGTGGCCGGGTGGGCGGGCGACGTCCATTCCGGGTTCCTCTTCTTTGCCGAGCTGGCCGCCGCCGGCGAGGCCGACCTCGACGCCTGGCTCGACCGGGTCGCGCCCCTCGGGGAGCGCCTGGGGGGGCTCGTGCTCCGGTCCGGGGCAGGGCAGCTCTCGCCGGCCCGGGTCTCCGCGCTCTCCGGCCGCTGGGCACTCGCCTCGCTGGCGGCCTCCGTGGCCTCCGTGGCCTCCGTGGCCTCCGCGGACCCCGCGGCCGGGGGCGACCCGCCCGGTAGCCCGCCGGTCCCGCCCGTGTGGCGGCCGGGCTCCGGGGCCGCCAGCTGCGTCGGGCTCCTCGACGGGGAGCCGCGCGGCCCGAGGGAGCTGCGGCAGGTGATCGAGGCCTTCGGGGCCGCCTCGGCCGGCTGCGCCGAGGCGCTGCTCTGCTTCCCCGGGACCCCGGGGGCCTGGCAGGAGATGGAGCGGGCACAGGTCATCGCCGGGCTGCTGGGTGGTTGA
- the secF gene encoding protein translocase subunit SecF produces the protein MDFFSRVTKFDFMRWRSGAMAFSGVLTLIALAFLTFRGLNLSVDYTGGTVIEVAYPEMVDLGPVREALTADGFEDAVVQHFGTPKEVLMRLAPRPGVAEKELAERAVAALGKVGAGEPRLQRVEFVGPQVGDEITEQGGLAMLAALIGILIYVTLRFEWRLALGSVLALFHDTIIVLGFFSVTWMDFDLTAFAAILAVIGYSLNDTIVVYDRVRENFRKVRRGSSVEIMNLSLNETLSRTVMTGVTTLLVLMSLYLYGGELLRSFTVALVVGVVFGIYSSVYVASALALALGVSRADLMPAQKEGVDARP, from the coding sequence TTGGACTTTTTCAGCCGCGTCACCAAGTTCGACTTCATGCGCTGGCGCTCCGGCGCGATGGCCTTTTCCGGGGTGCTGACGCTGATCGCGCTCGCCTTCCTCACCTTCCGGGGCCTGAACCTGAGTGTGGACTACACGGGCGGCACCGTCATCGAAGTCGCCTATCCCGAGATGGTGGACCTCGGACCGGTGCGCGAGGCGCTCACCGCGGACGGCTTCGAGGACGCGGTGGTCCAGCACTTCGGCACGCCCAAGGAAGTGCTGATGCGGCTCGCCCCGCGCCCCGGGGTGGCGGAGAAGGAGCTCGCCGAGCGCGCCGTCGCCGCGCTCGGCAAGGTCGGAGCCGGTGAGCCGCGGTTGCAGCGGGTGGAGTTCGTGGGGCCCCAGGTGGGGGACGAGATCACCGAGCAGGGCGGGCTCGCGATGCTGGCCGCGCTCATCGGGATCCTGATCTACGTGACCCTGCGCTTCGAGTGGCGGCTCGCGCTCGGCTCGGTGCTCGCGCTCTTCCACGACACCATCATCGTGCTCGGTTTCTTCTCGGTCACGTGGATGGACTTCGACCTCACGGCGTTCGCCGCGATCCTGGCGGTGATCGGCTACTCCCTGAACGACACGATCGTGGTCTACGACCGGGTGCGCGAGAATTTCCGCAAGGTGCGCCGCGGGTCCTCGGTGGAGATCATGAACCTCTCCCTGAACGAGACGCTCTCGCGCACGGTGATGACGGGCGTGACCACGCTGCTGGTGCTCATGTCCCTGTACCTGTACGGGGGCGAGCTCCTGCGCAGCTTCACCGTTGCCCTCGTGGTCGGCGTCGTGTTCGGCATCTACTCCTCGGTGTACGTGGCGAGCGCCCTGGCGCTCGCGCTCGGGGTGAGCCGCGCGGACCTGATGCCGGCGCAGAAGGAAGGGGTCGACGCACGCCCGTGA
- the yajC gene encoding preprotein translocase subunit YajC produces MSFFIADAHAQAAGGAAPPGMDLIFLVLLFVVFYFLLIRPQMKRAKEHKNMVASLAKGDEVVTGGGLLGRVTKVGDHFVTLEIADGLEVKVQKQALGSVMPKGTMKSL; encoded by the coding sequence ATGAGCTTCTTCATCGCTGACGCCCACGCCCAGGCCGCCGGTGGCGCGGCGCCCCCCGGCATGGACCTCATCTTCCTCGTACTGCTCTTCGTGGTGTTCTACTTCCTGCTCATCCGGCCCCAGATGAAGCGGGCGAAGGAGCACAAGAACATGGTGGCGAGCCTCGCGAAGGGCGACGAGGTGGTCACCGGCGGCGGGCTGCTCGGGCGGGTGACCAAGGTCGGCGACCACTTCGTCACCCTGGAGATCGCCGACGGCCTCGAGGTGAAGGTCCAGAAGCAGGCCCTGGGAAGCGTCATGCCCAAGGGCACGATGAAGAGCCTCTGA
- a CDS encoding ATP-binding cassette domain-containing protein, producing the protein MPPRPRAPQQRRSPSRNEPPALVTVRGLCFAHGERKIFDGVDLRIARGKVTAIMGPSGTGKTTLLRLIGGQLRPTAGTVTVDGQDVHQLSRDKLFQLRKRMGMLFQSGALLTDLSVFDNVAFPLREHTDLPESMIRHLVLMKLEAVGLRGAHELMPRELSGGMGRRVALARAIALDPMMILYDEPFTGQDPITMGVLVQLIRKLNDSLKLTSVIVSHDVKETSAIADYIYVLSGGKVVGEGSPEALGRTSSPWVRQFLQGLPDGPVPFHYPAPDFLGDLLGGGAT; encoded by the coding sequence GTGCCCCCCCGCCCCAGAGCCCCCCAGCAACGCCGCTCCCCCTCGCGCAACGAGCCGCCCGCCCTCGTGACGGTGCGGGGCCTGTGCTTCGCCCACGGCGAGCGGAAGATCTTCGACGGCGTGGACCTGCGGATCGCCCGCGGCAAGGTGACCGCGATCATGGGGCCGAGCGGGACGGGCAAGACGACGCTCCTGCGCCTGATCGGGGGCCAGCTGCGGCCGACGGCCGGGACGGTGACGGTGGACGGCCAGGACGTGCACCAGCTCTCCCGCGACAAGCTCTTCCAGCTGCGCAAACGCATGGGGATGCTGTTCCAGAGCGGGGCGCTGCTCACCGACCTCTCGGTCTTCGACAACGTGGCCTTCCCGCTGCGCGAGCACACCGACCTGCCCGAGTCGATGATCCGCCACCTCGTGCTGATGAAGCTCGAGGCGGTGGGGCTGCGCGGGGCCCACGAACTGATGCCGCGCGAGCTCTCGGGCGGCATGGGGCGCCGGGTGGCGTTGGCGCGGGCCATCGCGCTCGACCCCATGATGATCCTGTACGACGAGCCCTTCACCGGGCAGGACCCGATCACCATGGGCGTGCTGGTCCAGCTGATCCGCAAGCTGAACGACAGCCTGAAGCTCACCAGCGTCATCGTGTCCCACGACGTGAAGGAGACCTCGGCCATCGCCGACTACATCTACGTGCTCTCCGGCGGGAAGGTGGTGGGTGAGGGCTCGCCCGAGGCCCTGGGGCGGACGAGCTCGCCCTGGGTCCGGCAGTTCCTGCAGGGGCTCCCGGACGGCCCGGTACCGTTCCACTACCCGGCCCCGGATTTCCTCGGGGACCTGCTCGGCGGAGGTGCGACGTGA